Proteins from a genomic interval of Ramlibacter algicola:
- the dusA gene encoding tRNA dihydrouridine(20/20a) synthase DusA — MAAVTAFPSAEQWRLSVAPMMDWTDRHCRHFHRLLSDRALLYTEMVTTGALLHGDVPRHLDFGDDEHPVALQLGGSEPHDLAHCAKLGEQWGYDEINLNCGCPSERVQRGAFGACLMAEPQLVADCVKAMVDAVAVPVTVKHRIGIDKTESYDFVRDFIGVVSEAGCRVFIVHARNAWLKGLSPKENREVPPLRYELVHRLKREFPHLVIAINGGLTTTAQVREELQHVDGAMIGREAYHNPWWLASWDQDFYGDAPRDLTREAVEEAMVEYMVREASAHGTPWASIARHMLGLRHGLPGARRWRQVWSDHRLKAEDPRVVMRLAHQGAPAIA; from the coding sequence ATGGCGGCCGTGACTGCTTTCCCTTCCGCGGAGCAGTGGCGCCTGTCGGTGGCTCCCATGATGGACTGGACCGACCGCCACTGCCGCCACTTCCACCGCCTGCTCAGCGACCGCGCCCTCCTGTACACCGAGATGGTGACCACGGGCGCGCTGCTGCACGGCGACGTGCCGCGCCACCTCGACTTCGGCGACGACGAGCATCCGGTCGCCCTGCAGCTGGGCGGCAGCGAGCCGCACGACCTGGCGCATTGCGCCAAGCTGGGCGAGCAGTGGGGCTACGACGAGATCAACCTGAACTGCGGCTGCCCGAGCGAGCGGGTGCAGCGCGGCGCGTTCGGCGCCTGCCTGATGGCCGAGCCGCAGCTGGTGGCCGACTGCGTGAAGGCGATGGTCGACGCCGTGGCGGTGCCCGTGACCGTCAAGCACCGCATCGGCATCGACAAGACCGAGAGCTATGACTTCGTGCGCGACTTCATCGGCGTGGTGTCGGAAGCAGGCTGCCGCGTGTTCATCGTGCACGCGCGCAATGCCTGGCTGAAGGGTCTGTCGCCGAAGGAGAACCGCGAGGTGCCGCCGCTGCGCTACGAGCTGGTGCACCGTCTCAAGCGCGAGTTCCCGCACCTCGTGATCGCCATCAACGGCGGATTGACCACCACGGCGCAGGTGCGCGAGGAACTGCAGCACGTCGACGGCGCCATGATCGGCCGCGAGGCGTACCACAACCCCTGGTGGCTGGCGTCGTGGGACCAGGACTTCTACGGCGACGCGCCGCGCGACCTCACGCGCGAAGCGGTCGAGGAGGCGATGGTCGAGTACATGGTGCGCGAAGCGTCCGCGCACGGCACCCCGTGGGCGTCGATCGCGCGCCACATGCTCGGGCTGCGCCACGGCCTGCCTGGCGCGCGGCGCTGGCGCCAGGTCTGGA